The Metamycoplasma phocicerebrale genome includes a region encoding these proteins:
- a CDS encoding Mbov_0397 family ICE element conjugal transfer ATPase: MLQNKKLADKKTSIWKSFTIIDFLVLLFLIFMSLTLAIPTNNFDWKFKLGLFLIILGSTFWILLFSKKHNCRFYVLAFRAFKFFVGVRKYSKKNKNDTHFLIPYQELIENDIVANRKNNFGIFNHFSIIQIKGFNVFINSETDIELEINKFIEILNSIEDKITIIKSSSPINLSSNLNKIDTNANKDLLKTNVNAKKYCEANSFDLEALNLTNKISNYYFVIYGNSVEDLKEKRNKIFYRLSQTKFNPTILKDKEIIKVLNLIFDISLENKDFSNFDFKELAPKNVEFCKKYLIADNKYISFQSINDFSSFEIQTNWVNKLFSSESTVIWNLSAYDSTLKDQLLDKADSLVKINNNSKSKVKTSKSAIEIAAIENLIYLANVKNSNIFNSNFIFINRGNDLKELLALELENQLNASEVNANLNPLLFLQKQSYVNSCLINSDNLHNDIEMVSDNVAWGWGFINSDLNDNNSLLFGFDKTTNSPLLFDIKTKNSKRSYSNLLITGIPGSGKSTIIKKLLMHYLVFNTEIIVIDPQREYSKLANIFGGNIFEMGTGINTLINPLQLDLQLNEDINNVKLNKIILANNIRKVQKFLKLMCNFNDLETRFISKSLSELYNKWKFYDPKINFFDLKNEDYPTMSDYINFLEKYNFSNQNDEDVYLNSKKLILATLKSEFENNSPNKDLYNGYTNINLTSKFSVFDTYNLSTKDDSPSSKAGLFLILSFIQNKIASNYFADKSGNNWIMLVIDEAHKFIDPVNPIALDFVWDTAKTIRKYRGMLILGTQNFMDFNQNINISSKSAGIMENMQYTITLKSNSKDLETYKSLFIDRIPLTEQEAKFIATAPVGEGILSLDNTTRFQFDAYFNEFEQKIIFKDGDLKNKE; encoded by the coding sequence ATGCTTCAAAATAAAAAATTAGCAGACAAAAAAACAAGTATTTGAAAATCTTTTACAATAATTGACTTTTTAGTTTTATTGTTTTTGATATTTATGTCTTTAACTTTAGCTATTCCAACCAATAATTTTGATTGAAAATTTAAGTTAGGATTATTTTTAATCATTCTGGGCTCAACTTTTTGAATTCTTCTTTTTTCTAAAAAACATAACTGTCGATTTTATGTTTTAGCTTTTCGGGCTTTTAAATTTTTTGTTGGTGTAAGAAAATATTCTAAAAAAAATAAAAATGACACGCATTTTTTAATTCCTTACCAAGAATTAATAGAAAATGATATTGTAGCTAATAGAAAAAACAATTTTGGTATTTTTAATCATTTTAGTATTATACAAATAAAAGGTTTTAATGTTTTTATCAATTCTGAAACTGATATTGAATTAGAAATAAATAAATTTATAGAAATATTAAATTCTATTGAAGACAAAATAACAATAATAAAAAGTTCTTCGCCAATAAATCTAAGCTCTAATTTAAATAAAATAGATACCAATGCTAACAAAGATTTATTAAAAACAAATGTTAATGCAAAAAAATATTGTGAAGCTAATTCTTTTGATTTGGAGGCTTTAAATTTAACAAATAAAATATCAAATTACTATTTTGTTATTTATGGAAATTCAGTAGAAGATTTAAAAGAAAAAAGAAATAAAATTTTTTATAGATTATCTCAAACAAAATTTAATCCAACAATTTTAAAAGACAAAGAAATTATAAAAGTCTTAAATTTAATATTTGACATTTCTTTAGAAAATAAAGACTTTAGTAATTTCGATTTTAAGGAATTGGCTCCTAAAAATGTTGAATTTTGTAAAAAATATTTAATAGCTGATAATAAATATATTAGTTTTCAAAGTATAAATGATTTTAGCTCTTTTGAAATTCAAACAAATTGAGTAAACAAACTTTTTTCTAGCGAATCAACTGTTATTTGAAATTTGAGTGCTTATGATTCAACTTTGAAGGACCAACTTTTGGATAAAGCCGATTCTTTAGTTAAAATAAATAATAATTCTAAATCTAAAGTTAAAACCTCCAAATCTGCAATTGAAATTGCAGCTATAGAAAACCTAATCTACTTAGCTAACGTAAAAAATTCTAATATATTTAATAGTAATTTTATTTTTATTAATAGAGGAAATGATCTTAAGGAATTGCTTGCTCTTGAATTGGAAAATCAATTAAACGCTTCAGAAGTTAATGCTAATTTAAACCCATTATTATTTTTACAAAAACAAAGCTATGTTAACAGTTGCTTAATTAATAGTGATAATTTGCATAATGATATTGAAATGGTAAGTGATAATGTTGCTTGAGGTTGAGGTTTTATTAATTCTGATTTGAACGACAATAATTCTTTGCTTTTTGGTTTTGATAAAACAACAAACTCTCCACTTTTATTTGATATCAAAACAAAAAATTCAAAAAGATCTTATTCTAATCTTTTAATCACAGGTATTCCAGGTTCAGGCAAAAGCACTATAATTAAAAAACTTTTAATGCACTATTTAGTATTTAATACAGAAATAATAGTTATTGATCCGCAAAGAGAATATAGCAAACTAGCCAATATATTTGGTGGAAATATTTTTGAAATGGGAACAGGCATTAATACATTAATTAATCCGTTACAATTAGATTTACAATTAAATGAAGATATAAATAATGTAAAATTAAATAAAATAATTTTGGCAAATAATATAAGAAAAGTGCAAAAATTTTTGAAATTAATGTGTAACTTTAATGATTTAGAAACCCGCTTTATTAGTAAGTCCTTATCTGAACTTTACAATAAATGAAAATTTTATGATCCAAAAATTAATTTTTTTGACTTAAAAAATGAAGACTACCCAACAATGTCGGATTACATAAATTTTTTAGAGAAATATAATTTTTCAAATCAAAATGATGAAGATGTATATTTAAATTCAAAAAAATTAATATTAGCTACATTAAAATCAGAATTTGAAAACAACTCTCCTAATAAAGACCTTTATAATGGCTATACAAATATTAATTTAACTTCAAAATTTAGTGTCTTTGACACCTATAATTTATCTACAAAAGACGATTCACCTTCATCTAAAGCGGGATTATTTTTAATATTATCATTTATACAAAACAAAATAGCTAGTAATTATTTTGCAGATAAATCTGGAAATAATTGAATTATGTTAGTTATTGATGAAGCTCATAAGTTTATTGATCCAGTAAATCCTATAGCATTAGATTTTGTTTGGGATACAGCAAAAACAATTCGAAAATATAGAGGTATGTTAATTTTGGGTACACAAAATTTTATGGATTTCAACCAAAATATAAACATTTCTTCCAAATCAGCTGGAATAATGGAAAATATGCAATATACAATTACTTTGAAATCAAATTCTAAAGACCTCGAGACTTATAAATCTCTTTTCATAGATAGAATCCCCTTAACGGAACAAGAAGCTAAATTTATTGCTACGGCTCCTGTTGGAGAGGGCATTTTATCCTTAGATAATACAACAAGATTTCAATTTGATGCATATTTTAATGAGTTTGAACAAAAAATTATATTTAAAGATGGTGATTTAAAAAACAAAGAATAG